One genomic segment of Mucilaginibacter terrenus includes these proteins:
- a CDS encoding PIG-L family deacetylase produces the protein LTEEDYNNHGMAQLAVEQGPVYNINIDIFNQVQHTITGWPGGKPGADDSQRPERAEPARKRSIVFSPHPDDDVISMGGTFIRLVDQGHDVHVAYQTSGNTAVWDDDVLRFVEFAIDFKQSVGEDTT, from the coding sequence AGCTGACAGAAGAAGACTACAACAACCACGGCATGGCACAGCTTGCCGTAGAGCAGGGCCCGGTATACAACATCAATATCGACATCTTTAACCAGGTGCAGCATACCATCACCGGCTGGCCGGGCGGAAAGCCGGGTGCGGACGACAGTCAGCGGCCTGAACGCGCAGAACCCGCGAGAAAACGCTCCATCGTGTTCTCTCCCCACCCGGATGATGATGTCATCTCTATGGGCGGTACCTTTATCCGTTTGGTAGACCAGGGGCATGATGTACATGTCGCTTACCAGACCTCCGGCAACACCGCTGTATGGGATGATGACGTACTCCGCTTTGTGGAGTTCGCCATAGACTTTAAGCAAAGCGTAGGTGAAGATACCACTG